A section of the Lineus longissimus chromosome 1, tnLinLong1.2, whole genome shotgun sequence genome encodes:
- the LOC135483122 gene encoding uncharacterized protein LOC135483122, whose protein sequence is MSSEESSENMQKSTHWAVVPGTSGINLEDKVEKGGICPVYSAKSALTEYKIPKTKTREDKPAKNANHGGRDADDVRNVHSAQDTDSSGEVRGFSDELSGLTDGECDDSMFRGLDDPSDGHEAMDTAGYVSQTLDQVHMPSRSRSDSYSGSEDRSPPSSSSDDHGDSSESSSDHDARSRPKKRRRHSHRHHRGSRDRARSRSGSRSKSRRKRLDKKGSFKRFDPCEDTKKTEWSLSEDQESFLETHFTTLHKDEVLKENVLKTTPVPTNQILKVPKLEEQMLELLPFKIRDSVQHADASLAKVMLRVTQVMGPLGKAWRRIEKARKHPDKPMGVNELMELLEKGFLLLRQAFVWGNYVRRTQFLTRFLTSHKRAAHIVKENGELLSKNRSKLFGKKFFEKLHTKAKGTKKAKEIRLGLNSVSGFKRGRSNNRPFQNGPSSSRTDGGDQRNTDYQYKARGTATSSGNARRGRGRGTKTRGQKRYVTIKVSSLIGAKPATTFRAIR, encoded by the coding sequence ATGTCGTCGGAGGAAAGCTCGGAAAATATGCAAAAATCCACACATTGGGCCGTCGTGCCCGGTACTTCAGGTATAAATCTTGAAGATAAGGTGGAAAAGGGCGGCATCTGCCCGGTTTATTCTGCAAAAAGTGCTCTAACTGAGTACAAAATCCCGAAAACTAAAACGCGGGAGGACAAGCCTGCAAAAAATGCAAATCATGGCGGGCGTGATGCTGATGATGTACGTAATGTACACAGCGCACAGGACACTGATTCGTCCGGAGAGGTCCGTGGGTTCAGTGATGAACTCAGCGGTCTAACGGACGGGGAATGTGATGATTCAATGTTTCGGGGCCTAGATGACCCATCAGATGGCCATGAGGCCATGGATACAGCTGGTTATGTCAGCCAGACTCTGGACCAAGTGCACATGCCtagtaggtcaaggtcagattCCTACTCTGGGAGTGAGGACAggtcaccaccatcatcatcttcagaTGATCATGGTGATTCCTCAGAGTCCAGCTCTGACCATGATGCTAGGTCTAGACCCAAAAAGAGAAGGCGGCATAGCCACCGCCATCATCGTGGCAGTCGCGACCGTGCGAGATCAAGGTCCGGGTCAAGGTCCAAGTCTCGACGCAAACGGTTGGACAAAAAGGGGAGTTTTAAGCGCTTCGACCCTTGTGAGGACACTAAGAAAACTGAATGGTCTCTATCAGAAGACCAAGAATCATTCTTGGAAACCCACTTCACGACCTTACACAAAGACGAGGTACTCAAGGAAAATGTACTCAAAACCACACCTGTCCCCACGAACCAGATCCTGAAGGTTCCAAAACTGGAAGAACAGATGCTTGAACTGCTGCCCTTCAAAATAAGGGATTCTGTACAGCACGCTGATGCTTCCCTGGCCAAAGTCATGCTACGTGTCACCCAAGTGATGGGACCACTTGGCAAGGCTTGGCGTAGGATCGAAAAGGCTCGGAAGCACCCAGACAAACCAATGGGGGTCAATGAGCTAATGGAGCTCCTAGAGAAAGGTTTTCTTTTGCTTCGGCAGGCATTCGTCTGGGGGAACTACGTGCGTCGCACGCAGTTCTTGACCAGATTTTTGACAAGCCACAAAAGGGCAGCCCACATCGTCAAAGAAAATGGGGAGCTGTTGTCTAAAAACCGATCAAAATTATTTGGGAAGAAATTCTTTGAGAAACTTCACACAAAGGCCAAGGGCACCAAAAAAGCCAAAGAAATTCGCCTGGGTTTGAATAGTGTTAGTGGGTTCAAACGGGGAAGAAGTAACAACAGGCCCTTTCAGAACGGACCCTCGTCCTCACGTACAGATGGCGGGGATCAGAGGAACACCGATTACCAGTACAAGGCCAGAGGCACCGCTACATCATCAGGCAATGCCAGAAGAGGTCGTGGCAGAGGAACCAAGACAAGAGGCCAAAAAAGGTACGTCACAATCAAAGTCAGTAGCCTCATTGGCGCCAAGCCAGCCACCACTTTCAGGGCAATTCGATAA